A genomic window from Phoenix dactylifera cultivar Barhee BC4 chromosome 7, palm_55x_up_171113_PBpolish2nd_filt_p, whole genome shotgun sequence includes:
- the LOC103699889 gene encoding zinc finger protein ZAT1-like, giving the protein MGDGSDFEKLTVKALLRRKLKYRKIKDRDGDVACYALSSGRSLAALNSQVKARSDTEEGGIIGSPEADAASKQQSSDGFPPSTKESVADHKAVSHNLGKRKHMDDDATCRLCGKNFPSMKALYGHMRSHERNWRGLTPPSEVHTLVPIPAADFKSSNIFLPPLKSSVIAKRHRKAKAAANPRTEEELEDPLINAAKNLMFLANGGFSLDSTPARQQQNRNSVPYNSKPMSNEDDLKISTTAQMDADTTGKSSNQNINNSVIDCNGTVDMSSGKPTKKKDDLEIVTELAGDQKQYLCTACNKSFSTHQALGGHTASHNKGKSNAGVEEAKLAQAEGNLIGQSGGSAMKVSEHRCKICSLVFPTGQALGGHMRKHWTGPENVAAPSSSKNGKKANQTSSSSENATKATQPSSPSENAPKAEHRYLDIDINEPAPPEDAG; this is encoded by the coding sequence ATGGGTGACGGAAGTGATTTTGAAAAGCTGACAGTAAAAGCGCTGCTGCGGAGGAAATTAAAGTATCGAAAGATTAAAGACCGCGATGGAGATGTGGCGTGTTATGCTCTATCTTCAGGCCGGAGTTTAGCAGCCTTAAATAGTCAGGTGAAAGCTCGGAGTGACACTGAAGAAGGTGGAATTATTGGAAGCCCAGAGGCTGATGCTGCATCGAAACAACAGTCTAGTGATGGATTTCCTCCAAGCACTAAAGAGAGTGTTGCAGATCATAAAGCAGTCTCTCATAATCTCGGAAAAAGGAAACATATGGATGATGATGCCACTTGCAGGCTTTGTGGGAAAAACTTTCCATCGATGAAGGCATTGTATGGTCATATGAGAAGCCATGAGAGAAACTGGCGAGGACTGACTCCGCCATCTGAAGTGCACACGCTGGTGCCAATACCAGCTGCTGATTTCAAAAGCTCCAATATATTTTTGCCACCATTGAAGTCGTCCGTGATCGCAAAGAGACATAGGAAAGCCAAAGCAGCTGCCAATCCCAGGACGGAAGAAGAGTTGGAGGATCCATTGATCAATGCTGCCAAGAATCTTATGTTTTTGGCCAATGGGGGTTTCTCTCTGGATTCAACCCCAGCAAGGCAGCAACAAAATAGGAACTCTGTACCATATAATTCAAAACCGATGAGCAATGAGGACGATCTGAAAATCAGCACTACTGCACAAATGGATGCAGATACGACTGGAAAGAGCTCGAACCAAAACATTAATAATTCGGTGATCGACTGCAATGGAACAGTAGACATGTCAAGCGGGAAGCCAACGAAGAAGAAAGATGATTTGGAAATAGTGACCGAGTTGGCCGGAGACCAGAAGCAGTATTTGTGCACCGCCTGCAACAAGTCATTCTCCACTCACCAAGCACTCGGGGGTCATACAGCGAGCCACAACAAAGGCAAGAGCAATGCAGGAGTTGAGGAAGCAAAGCTAGCACAAGCTGAAGGTAATTTGATTGGCCAAAGTGGTGGTTCGGCCATGAAAGTCTCCGAGCATCGGTGCAAGATCTGCAGCCTGGTATTCCCAACGGGGCAGGCTCTTGGTGGGCACATGCGGAAGCATTGGACGGGTCCCGAGAATGTTGCTGCACCCTCGTCATCAAAGAATGGTAAAAAAGCAAACCAAACTTCCTCATCGTCAGAGAATGCTACAAAAGCAACCCAACCCTCCTCACCATCGGAGAATGCTCCAAAAGCAGAACATCGTTATCTAGATATCGATATCAATGAGCCTGCACCGCCCGAAGACGCCGGATAG